The Anas platyrhynchos isolate ZD024472 breed Pekin duck chromosome 3, IASCAAS_PekinDuck_T2T, whole genome shotgun sequence genome includes a window with the following:
- the TTC32 gene encoding tetratricopeptide repeat protein 32 isoform X1, whose translation MQREAAALLAAAHTELAAQQLAAAEELYGRYIACCARAAPQGSASRDLATAFNNRGHIKYLRVEFAAAMEDYAAAIESQPGFEVPYYNRGLVLYRLGCFDEAIKDFRKVLELNPQFEDAALSLRQAILDKEEKQKRGY comes from the exons ATGcagcgggaggcggcggcgctgcTGGCGGCGGCGCACACGGAGCTGGCGGCGCAGCAGCTGGCGGCGGCCGAGGAGCTGTACGGCCGCTACATCGCCTGCTGCGCCCGGGCTGCCCCCCAGGG CAGCGCCAGCCGAGACCTCGCCACCGCCTTCAACAACCGCGGGCACATCAAGTACCTGCGGGTGGAGTTCGCCGCCGCCATGGAGGACTACGCGGCCGCCATCGAGAGCCAGCCCGGCTTCGAGGTGCCCTACTACAACAGGGGCCTGGTGCTCTACCGCCTGG GATGCTTTGATGAGGCCATAAAAGATTTCAGGAAAGTTTTAGAGTTAAACCCTCAGTTTGAAGATGCTGCACTAAGTCTAAGACAGGCTATTCttgacaaagaagaaaaacaaaagcgaGGTTATTGA
- the TTC32 gene encoding tetratricopeptide repeat protein 32 isoform X2 produces MQREAAALLAAAHTELAAQQLAAAEELYGRYIACCARAAPQGASRDLATAFNNRGHIKYLRVEFAAAMEDYAAAIESQPGFEVPYYNRGLVLYRLGCFDEAIKDFRKVLELNPQFEDAALSLRQAILDKEEKQKRGY; encoded by the exons ATGcagcgggaggcggcggcgctgcTGGCGGCGGCGCACACGGAGCTGGCGGCGCAGCAGCTGGCGGCGGCCGAGGAGCTGTACGGCCGCTACATCGCCTGCTGCGCCCGGGCTGCCCCCCAGGG CGCCAGCCGAGACCTCGCCACCGCCTTCAACAACCGCGGGCACATCAAGTACCTGCGGGTGGAGTTCGCCGCCGCCATGGAGGACTACGCGGCCGCCATCGAGAGCCAGCCCGGCTTCGAGGTGCCCTACTACAACAGGGGCCTGGTGCTCTACCGCCTGG GATGCTTTGATGAGGCCATAAAAGATTTCAGGAAAGTTTTAGAGTTAAACCCTCAGTTTGAAGATGCTGCACTAAGTCTAAGACAGGCTATTCttgacaaagaagaaaaacaaaagcgaGGTTATTGA